One Leucoraja erinacea ecotype New England chromosome 3, Leri_hhj_1, whole genome shotgun sequence genomic window carries:
- the foxb2 gene encoding forkhead box protein B2, which yields MPRPGKNSYSDQKPPYSYISLTAMAIQSSAEKMLPLSEIYKFIMDRFPYYRENTQRWQNSLRHNLSFNDCFIKIPRRPDQPGKGSFWALHPDCGDMFENGSFLRRRKRFKVHRSEHFSAKNSQMIHYFQHHHQQQQQQQQAKLGLASPETAPAMGRLPHFQPYGVNGPQSTGFKHPFAIENIIGRDYKNMMASGLPLASVMHHLGYPVPNQLSNMVGSMWPHVGVLDSMAPMPVSPMKTICHPGTQTMPAVPVPIKPTVSLASISAMTAPGALPGSPTQICPASSSSSLHLDQTRSGSTQGKTNSLHSMLVHS from the coding sequence ATGCCTCGTCCGGGGAAAAATTCCTACAGTGACCAAAAGCCTCCTTACTCGTACATCTCTTTGACCGCCATGGCCATCCAGAGTTCCGCGGAGAAGATGCTTCCCTTGAGTGAGATTTACAAATTCATCATGGACAGGTTTCCTTATTACAGAGAAAACACGCAGCGGTGGCAGAATTCTCTCCGCCACAACCTCTCCTTTAACGACTGCTTCATTAAAATCCCGCGCAGACCAGACCAGCCGGGCAAAGGCAGTTTCTGGGCTCTTCATCCCGACTGTGGAGACATGTTTGAGAACGGCAGCTTCCTCCGACGCCGCAAAAGGTTCAAGGTGCACCGGTCAGAACACTTCAGCGCTAAAAATTCACAGATGATCCACTATTTCCAGcatcaccaccaacaacaacagcaacagcaacaagcCAAGTTGGGACTGGCCTCGCCGGAGACTGCCCCGGCAATGGGGCGCTTGCCCCACTTCCAGCCATATGGAGTCAACGGGCCCCAGTCCACCGGATTTAAGCACCCGTTCGCCATCGAGAACATAATTGGACGGGACTATAAAAACATGATGGCCAGCGGACTTCCTTTAGCCTCTGTAATGCACCACCTTGGTTACCCCGTCCCCAACCAGCTCAGTAACATGGTGGGATCCATGTGGCCCCACGTCGGCGTCCTTGACTCCATGGCCCCCATGCCGGTATCTCCGATGAAGACGATCTGTCACCCTGGCACACAGACAATGCCAGCCGTTCCTGTGCCCATCAAACCCACAGTGTCCCTGGCATCTATCTCCGCGATGACAGCCCCGGGAGCGCTGCCTGGCAGCCCCACGCAGATCTGCCCGGCATCTTCGTCATCCTCCCTGCATCTAGATCAGACTCGATCAGGTTCCACCCAAGGCAAAACTAACTCCTTGCACTCTATGCTCGTCCATTCCTGA